In Novosphingobium resinovorum, the following are encoded in one genomic region:
- a CDS encoding class GN sortase: MSRAGKLARRSKEALCGHGVAATLLLALCLGGMVEIGRGLYIPTKAAVAQELLDHAFEASLVDHRPRRPWPWADTAPVARLSVARLGVTRIVLGGGSGQALAFGPTLLPAGAMPGHAGTAVIAAHRDTHFRFLHDMRTGDFVTLQTREGALLRYRVTGTSIVRWDRYAPPDDSMGERLDLATCYPFDAIRSGPWRYVVHTESL; encoded by the coding sequence GTGAGCCGCGCCGGCAAGCTTGCGCGCCGTTCGAAAGAGGCCCTTTGCGGGCACGGCGTCGCGGCGACCCTGTTGCTGGCGTTATGCCTGGGCGGAATGGTCGAAATCGGCAGGGGGCTGTACATACCCACCAAGGCAGCGGTCGCACAAGAACTGCTGGACCATGCCTTCGAGGCGAGTCTTGTCGACCACCGGCCCCGCAGGCCCTGGCCCTGGGCCGATACCGCGCCGGTCGCGCGTCTATCTGTTGCAAGGCTGGGCGTGACGCGCATCGTTCTCGGCGGAGGATCGGGCCAAGCCCTCGCTTTCGGCCCGACGCTGCTCCCGGCCGGGGCAATGCCAGGGCACGCCGGCACCGCCGTTATAGCCGCTCACCGCGACACACATTTCAGATTTCTGCATGACATGCGCACAGGTGATTTTGTCACCCTTCAGACGCGCGAGGGGGCGCTGCTGCGCTACCGAGTGACCGGTACGAGCATCGTGCGGTGGGACCGCTATGCTCCGCCGGATGATTCAATGGGCGAACGGCTTGACCTTGCGACCTGCTATCCTTTCGACGCGATCCGCAGCGGTCCTTGGCGCTATGTTGTCCATACCGAGTCGCTGTAA
- a CDS encoding DUF5372 family protein produces MTHPFHPYSGQCGVCIAKRGNRAGKRWLLRFDDAQICSVPPQWTDAATLDLEVVAGGGRALCGLTDLLALSELVAQLMSQRTETRAKRRKGNYAANVKEKTPQMPWRLR; encoded by the coding sequence GTGACCCATCCCTTTCATCCATATTCCGGACAGTGCGGCGTATGCATTGCGAAGCGCGGCAACCGGGCGGGCAAGCGGTGGCTGCTGCGATTTGATGACGCCCAGATCTGCTCCGTTCCGCCGCAATGGACCGATGCGGCAACTCTTGATTTGGAGGTTGTCGCGGGAGGCGGGCGCGCCCTGTGCGGCCTTACCGATCTGTTAGCGCTCAGCGAGCTGGTGGCCCAACTCATGTCTCAACGAACAGAGACGAGAGCGAAAAGGCGTAAGGGTAATTATGCCGCAAATGTAAAGGAAAAGACGCCGCAGATGCCATGGAGACTGCGCTGA
- a CDS encoding TonB-dependent receptor plug domain-containing protein — MNSGSRRRRHVLTLGCSIAAMCSPALAMAQELGTAPEPAAEESGSIIVTGSRIPRVSSEGPAPVTVINSQTILQNGYASVPDILRAVTQNGGETQSQQSFSGASFTPGAQQVDLRGLGPNHTLVLVNGRRIADFPLPFQGRSNFTDISNIPVSLIEQVEVLSGSASAIYGSDAIAGVINFKLKDKVDGTTIDYRHGRTEHGGGMSHRLSVTSGWSTDRFHIVGGVEYMLQRPLWAYQRKIQDSTADNPTTSSTLARRTFLRYDPDADEYVDPGASTCAGLSYLNGGSTYYASRPRYGAYDDDLEDYGPGYFCGSNTSIGYGTVLSRREGFNSYASAGYELSDKAELFIDAQFGISKVALMSDVLDWGFQNSSGSSDTTFYNAYDNRLDDWYRQFTPEESGGFANTMTRNRQTTFSVTPGIKGKLSDKWSYEVSFNHSEYRAKVEFPQVIASKANALFLGEQIGTDEDSGYPIFDADPSRLYNPLTRSEYDSITAYSVYRPKSWTDNLQATLTSTSLFDLPAGPVGFAVVAEGGKQGYDLNPDPLALTDYYYGLKDSDGHGSRSHWALGGEVRVPVTTFLQLSGAARYDGFRFAGNTIGKLTYNGGVEIRPMSTLLLRAAYGTGFRAPDLHYVFTGPGNTHPSGTDYYLCRTEEPDEDIGDCSYSDEGIVAQRNGNRNLKPETSKSINAGIVWQPHRMFDVSVDYFRVSLSNQVQDLSIDQLLRDEADCRIGETNSGSAVDINSPTCQDALARVHRFTSGVSEGELDSVSVNPINIAHEKTSGIDVAIHANLPTADFGTFSLSASHTHVFKHSFRQYPGDASINKLAYDSGYYLPRDKSTASVTWNLEQLTWTVSGTRLGKLPNYDEDAYIKASYLFNTSVQYDFTDHLRGSLTVNNVLDTNPVKDNTYASYPYYDISWFDSVGRSIYLQMTWKLGGKGF; from the coding sequence ATGAATTCTGGTTCGCGCCGTCGCCGTCATGTTCTGACGCTGGGTTGCAGCATCGCCGCGATGTGCTCGCCCGCACTTGCCATGGCGCAGGAACTCGGCACCGCGCCCGAGCCTGCCGCGGAAGAAAGCGGCTCGATCATCGTTACCGGATCGCGCATCCCGCGCGTCTCCAGCGAAGGGCCCGCGCCCGTCACGGTGATCAATTCGCAGACGATCCTGCAGAACGGCTACGCCAGCGTTCCCGACATCCTGCGCGCCGTCACTCAGAACGGCGGCGAGACGCAGAGCCAGCAGTCGTTCAGCGGCGCCAGCTTCACCCCCGGCGCGCAGCAGGTGGACCTTCGCGGCCTTGGCCCCAACCACACGCTGGTGCTGGTCAACGGTCGCCGCATCGCCGACTTCCCGCTGCCGTTCCAGGGCCGCAGCAACTTCACCGACATCTCGAACATCCCGGTCAGCCTGATCGAGCAGGTCGAAGTGCTGAGCGGCAGCGCGTCCGCCATCTACGGCTCGGACGCGATCGCGGGCGTCATCAACTTCAAGCTCAAGGACAAGGTGGACGGCACCACCATCGACTATCGCCACGGCCGCACCGAGCACGGCGGCGGCATGTCGCACCGCCTTTCGGTGACGAGCGGCTGGTCGACTGACCGCTTCCACATCGTGGGCGGCGTTGAATACATGCTCCAGCGTCCGCTGTGGGCCTACCAGCGCAAGATCCAGGACAGCACGGCGGACAACCCGACCACTTCGAGCACGCTCGCCCGCCGTACTTTCCTGCGCTACGATCCCGATGCGGACGAATACGTCGATCCGGGCGCCTCGACCTGCGCGGGCCTGTCCTATCTCAACGGTGGCTCCACCTATTACGCCTCGCGTCCGCGCTACGGAGCCTACGATGACGATCTTGAGGATTACGGTCCGGGCTACTTCTGCGGCAGCAACACCTCGATCGGCTATGGCACCGTGCTGTCGCGGCGCGAGGGCTTCAACAGCTATGCCTCGGCCGGATATGAACTGTCCGACAAGGCAGAGCTGTTCATCGACGCGCAGTTCGGCATCAGCAAGGTGGCGCTGATGTCCGACGTGCTGGACTGGGGTTTCCAGAACAGCTCGGGCAGCAGCGACACCACGTTCTACAACGCCTACGACAATCGCCTCGATGACTGGTATCGCCAGTTCACGCCCGAGGAGTCGGGCGGTTTTGCTAACACCATGACCCGCAACCGCCAGACCACGTTCAGCGTGACGCCGGGCATCAAGGGCAAGCTGTCGGACAAGTGGTCCTACGAGGTCTCGTTCAACCACAGCGAATACCGCGCCAAGGTGGAATTCCCGCAGGTCATCGCGTCGAAGGCGAACGCGCTGTTCTTGGGCGAGCAGATTGGCACCGACGAGGACAGCGGCTATCCGATCTTCGACGCCGATCCCTCGCGTCTCTACAACCCGCTGACCCGCTCGGAATACGACAGCATCACCGCTTACTCGGTCTATCGGCCCAAGAGCTGGACCGACAACCTGCAGGCCACGCTGACGAGCACCAGTCTGTTCGATCTGCCCGCGGGGCCGGTGGGTTTCGCGGTGGTCGCCGAAGGCGGCAAGCAGGGCTACGATCTCAACCCCGATCCGCTGGCGCTGACCGACTATTATTATGGCCTCAAGGACAGCGACGGCCACGGTTCGCGCAGCCACTGGGCGCTGGGCGGCGAAGTCCGCGTGCCGGTGACGACCTTCCTGCAGCTGTCGGGTGCGGCGCGCTATGACGGTTTCCGCTTTGCGGGCAACACCATCGGCAAGCTGACCTACAACGGCGGCGTCGAGATCCGCCCGATGTCCACGCTGCTGCTTCGCGCCGCCTATGGCACCGGCTTCCGCGCGCCCGACCTGCATTACGTCTTCACTGGTCCGGGCAATACCCACCCCTCGGGCACCGATTACTACCTGTGCCGCACCGAGGAGCCCGACGAGGATATCGGCGACTGCTCCTATTCGGACGAGGGCATCGTCGCCCAGCGCAACGGCAACCGGAATCTCAAGCCCGAGACCAGCAAGTCGATCAATGCCGGCATAGTCTGGCAGCCGCATCGCATGTTTGACGTTTCGGTCGATTACTTCCGCGTCTCGCTGTCGAACCAGGTGCAGGACCTTTCGATCGACCAGTTGCTGCGCGACGAGGCCGACTGCCGCATCGGCGAGACCAATTCTGGCAGCGCGGTCGATATCAATTCGCCCACCTGTCAGGATGCGCTTGCCCGTGTGCACCGTTTCACCAGCGGGGTGAGCGAAGGTGAACTGGACTCCGTCTCGGTCAACCCGATCAACATCGCGCACGAGAAGACCAGCGGCATTGACGTGGCGATCCACGCCAACCTGCCGACTGCTGACTTCGGCACGTTCTCGCTTTCGGCCTCGCACACGCATGTGTTCAAGCACAGCTTCCGCCAGTATCCGGGTGACGCTTCGATCAACAAGTTGGCCTACGACAGCGGCTATTACCTGCCGCGTGACAAATCGACCGCAAGCGTGACCTGGAACCTCGAACAGCTGACCTGGACGGTGTCGGGAACGCGGCTGGGCAAGCTGCCCAACTATGACGAGGACGCCTATATCAAGGCGAGCTACCTGTTCAACACCAGCGTCCAGTACGACTTCACCGACCACTTGCGCGGCTCGCTGACAGTGAACAACGTGCTCGATACCAATCCGGTGAAGGACAATACCTACGCCAGCTATCCCTATTATGACATCAGCTGGTTCGACAGCGTCGGCCGCTCGATCTATCTGCAGATGACGTGGAAGCTGGGCGGGAAGGGCTTCTAA
- a CDS encoding Lrp/AsnC family transcriptional regulator, producing MQSGVRLDETDESLLALLRRDARLPIAQLAKELTIPRGQLYSRLARLEEAGIVAGYTVRLGEAYAAGRIRAHMMIKTAPRWHREVESALEHIARVQAVHAISGEYDIIAMLEAEDSRHLNDLIDDIGMLEGIERTSTSVILATKLER from the coding sequence TTGCAATCCGGCGTCCGGCTTGACGAAACCGACGAAAGCCTGCTGGCCCTGCTCCGGCGGGACGCCCGCCTGCCGATCGCGCAACTAGCCAAGGAACTGACGATCCCGCGCGGCCAGCTCTACTCGCGCCTTGCCCGGCTGGAAGAGGCGGGCATCGTCGCGGGCTATACCGTGCGGCTGGGCGAGGCTTATGCCGCAGGCCGCATCCGCGCCCACATGATGATCAAGACCGCCCCGCGCTGGCATCGCGAGGTGGAAAGCGCGCTGGAACATATTGCGCGGGTGCAGGCCGTCCACGCGATCAGCGGCGAATATGATATCATCGCCATGCTGGAGGCAGAAGACAGCCGCCATCTGAACGACCTGATCGACGATATCGGCATGCTGGAAGGGATCGAGCGGACCAGCACCAGCGTGATCCTGGCGACCAAGCTGGAGCGGTAG
- a CDS encoding helix-turn-helix domain-containing protein, whose product MPDRIEHKRSKANVLAEEGTLNPAPEKVSDPKFQEGGFFDPRDIVQVKYEMLRRVSADKMSVTEASDEYGVSRPTFYQARADFDEAGLSGLVPRKRGPRGPHKLQGDVLAFLKEQVVPGEPIRARELTDRIRTKFGLDVHPRTIERALGVKKTA is encoded by the coding sequence GTGCCGGACAGGATCGAGCACAAGCGATCAAAAGCGAATGTCCTGGCCGAGGAAGGCACCCTCAATCCGGCGCCGGAAAAGGTGAGCGATCCAAAATTCCAGGAGGGCGGCTTCTTCGATCCGCGCGACATCGTGCAAGTGAAATACGAGATGCTGCGGCGCGTGTCCGCCGACAAGATGTCGGTGACGGAGGCGTCCGACGAATATGGTGTCTCCCGCCCGACCTTCTATCAGGCCAGGGCAGACTTCGACGAAGCGGGTCTGAGCGGCCTGGTGCCGAGAAAACGCGGGCCACGCGGACCACACAAGCTCCAAGGCGATGTGCTGGCGTTCCTCAAGGAACAAGTCGTCCCAGGCGAACCGATCCGGGCGCGCGAGCTGACGGACCGTATCCGGACGAAGTTCGGCCTCGACGTCCACCCAAGAACTATCGAGCGGGCGCTCGGTGTAAAAAAAACTGCGTAG
- a CDS encoding marine proteobacterial sortase target protein, with translation MPHSLSLRRALIPAAVLAFGAPIALAVDATTVAAADESASDDASGDEGPATGTLMLRGQGIVRSMPAVRLGTDIDVTVTGQTARVRVVQAFRNTSGKWMEASYLYPLPQDGAVDSLRMVVGQRVIVGHIEPREKARATYEAAKASGRKAGLVEQQRPNMFTTMVANVGPGETVLIAIEYQAPVGQANGTFSLRLPLIAGPRYTPPHTLGTVDAVADANAVTAAPVLTPGLGETVNPTSIAIRLAPGFEVANLISRYHRVNITGPLGDRTIKLDGRVPADRDFVLEWRSASADPTLGLFAQHTAKGDYVMASVTPPADTSSLPTPPREMVFVIDNSGSMGGDSMEEAKASLLHALGTLRPQDHFNVIRFDDTMTRLFDHSVAATPDQVDLARRFAGSLEAQGGTEMLPALKAALADAATGGGSDPSILRQIVFLTDGEISNEREMVAAIGADGGRSHVFMVGIGSAPNDYLMERMSTIGGGLYTHIGASGEVTAKMMPLLDVLSHPAVRDLSVRVEGGSLELTPSRLPDVYAGRPLVLVGRTDHLSGTLTVSGTIGGKAWERRVDLASALPSPAIEKVWARSRISDIEADRALGKLEDEQADAEVERIGMESTIVTSRTSLVAVDETPSRPAGARLTREELPINLPAGWDFDTLFGQGAASDVADPQGSGDSAAMQAAALELPQTGTGFLGLLGRGLALLLASLAGFACLLRQRAA, from the coding sequence ATGCCGCATTCACTCTCTCTCCGTCGCGCCCTGATCCCCGCCGCCGTGCTGGCCTTCGGGGCTCCCATTGCGCTTGCCGTTGACGCAACCACCGTGGCCGCTGCCGACGAGAGCGCCTCCGACGACGCTTCGGGCGATGAGGGGCCCGCCACCGGCACCCTGATGCTGCGTGGCCAAGGCATCGTCCGGAGCATGCCCGCCGTGCGCCTCGGCACCGACATCGACGTGACCGTGACCGGTCAGACGGCCCGCGTGCGCGTGGTCCAGGCGTTCCGCAACACCTCGGGCAAGTGGATGGAGGCCAGCTACCTTTATCCACTGCCGCAGGACGGTGCGGTGGATTCGCTCAGGATGGTGGTAGGCCAGCGCGTGATCGTCGGCCACATAGAGCCCCGCGAAAAGGCCCGCGCCACTTACGAGGCGGCGAAAGCGAGCGGGCGCAAGGCGGGCCTCGTCGAGCAGCAGCGACCCAACATGTTCACCACCATGGTCGCCAACGTCGGCCCGGGCGAGACGGTGCTGATCGCTATCGAGTACCAGGCCCCGGTAGGCCAGGCCAACGGCACCTTCTCGCTCCGACTGCCGCTGATCGCCGGCCCGCGTTATACACCGCCGCACACGCTGGGAACGGTGGATGCCGTGGCCGATGCTAATGCCGTCACCGCCGCCCCGGTGCTCACTCCGGGACTTGGAGAAACGGTCAACCCGACGTCGATTGCGATCCGTCTCGCCCCCGGTTTCGAGGTCGCCAACCTCATCAGCCGCTACCACCGCGTCAATATCACCGGTCCACTCGGCGATCGCACGATCAAGCTGGACGGCAGAGTCCCGGCGGACCGGGACTTCGTTCTGGAATGGCGCTCCGCCTCCGCCGATCCGACACTTGGCCTGTTTGCGCAGCATACCGCCAAGGGCGATTACGTGATGGCCTCGGTGACCCCGCCCGCCGACACCTCCTCGCTGCCGACACCTCCGCGCGAGATGGTGTTCGTGATCGACAACAGCGGCTCGATGGGCGGCGATTCGATGGAAGAGGCCAAGGCCAGCCTGCTCCATGCGCTGGGTACGCTGCGACCGCAGGACCACTTCAACGTGATCCGCTTCGACGATACTATGACTCGGCTGTTCGACCACAGCGTCGCCGCCACGCCTGACCAGGTCGATCTCGCCCGGCGCTTCGCCGGATCGCTGGAGGCGCAGGGCGGAACGGAGATGCTGCCCGCGCTCAAGGCGGCGCTGGCGGATGCCGCGACCGGTGGCGGGAGCGATCCATCCATCCTGCGCCAGATCGTGTTCCTGACCGACGGGGAAATCTCCAACGAGCGCGAGATGGTAGCCGCGATCGGCGCCGATGGGGGCCGCAGCCATGTCTTCATGGTCGGTATAGGCTCGGCGCCAAACGACTACCTGATGGAGCGCATGTCGACGATCGGCGGGGGGCTCTACACGCATATCGGCGCCTCGGGGGAAGTCACCGCCAAGATGATGCCGCTGCTCGACGTGCTCAGCCATCCCGCAGTGCGCGACCTCTCCGTGCGGGTTGAAGGCGGTTCGCTCGAGCTCACCCCCTCGCGCCTTCCGGACGTCTATGCCGGCAGGCCGCTGGTGCTGGTGGGGCGTACCGACCACCTTTCGGGCACCCTGACCGTGAGCGGCACGATCGGCGGCAAGGCGTGGGAGCGACGTGTCGATCTGGCGAGCGCTCTGCCTAGCCCGGCCATAGAAAAAGTCTGGGCCCGCAGCCGCATCAGCGACATCGAGGCAGACCGCGCGCTCGGCAAACTGGAAGACGAACAGGCCGATGCCGAAGTCGAACGGATCGGCATGGAAAGCACCATCGTCACCAGTCGCACCAGCCTCGTCGCGGTCGACGAAACACCGTCTCGGCCCGCCGGCGCCCGTCTGACGCGTGAGGAACTGCCGATCAACCTTCCGGCGGGCTGGGACTTCGACACTCTCTTCGGCCAGGGTGCTGCTTCGGACGTCGCTGATCCACAAGGTTCGGGCGATAGCGCCGCGATGCAGGCTGCGGCGCTGGAACTGCCCCAGACAGGCACCGGTTTTCTCGGTCTGCTCGGCCGGGGCCTAGCCCTCTTGCTCGCGAGCCTTGCCGGTTTCGCCTGCCTGCTGCGCCAGAGGGCGGCGTGA
- a CDS encoding helix-turn-helix domain-containing protein: MDTTLGDDRPDAEGLSVESAETARRVREEIARRRLSRQALADMARISLSTLEKALAGKRAFTLATLLRIEEALGVSLRPGSAPVAPTGGDVAPEAMGAYARSAVTWLEGCYLTVRPSFGTAGGLFAYLTTIRWVAERACLGFAESGRSDSRFEQAGQISMPNLSGHIYLVTNEQGQYRLAILSRPTIDGGLFGILTTLEVGHGSQLVPAAAPIALRKLRDGEDAPLGLITPDMLYFAEYREMLDRSIEGDFARLHVPG; this comes from the coding sequence ATGGACACGACCCTAGGAGATGACCGGCCAGACGCCGAGGGCCTCTCAGTAGAAAGCGCCGAGACCGCGCGGCGCGTACGCGAGGAAATCGCCCGGCGCCGTTTGTCGCGCCAGGCGCTGGCGGACATGGCGCGCATCAGCCTATCGACGCTGGAAAAAGCTCTGGCGGGCAAACGGGCCTTCACGCTCGCCACACTCCTGCGGATCGAGGAAGCGCTGGGCGTCAGCCTTCGTCCCGGCTCTGCGCCAGTGGCGCCGACCGGCGGTGACGTCGCGCCCGAGGCGATGGGGGCTTACGCCCGCTCGGCCGTGACCTGGCTGGAGGGATGCTATCTCACCGTCCGGCCCAGCTTCGGCACCGCAGGCGGCCTGTTCGCATACCTGACGACGATCCGCTGGGTTGCGGAGAGAGCCTGCCTCGGCTTTGCTGAATCGGGCCGTTCGGATTCCCGGTTCGAGCAGGCCGGTCAGATTTCCATGCCCAACCTCTCGGGCCACATCTATCTCGTCACCAACGAGCAGGGGCAGTACCGCCTCGCCATCCTGTCGCGCCCGACGATCGATGGCGGACTGTTCGGCATCCTGACGACCCTCGAAGTGGGCCATGGCTCGCAGCTGGTGCCGGCCGCTGCGCCCATCGCCTTGCGCAAACTGCGCGATGGGGAGGACGCACCGCTTGGCCTGATCACGCCCGACATGCTCTATTTTGCAGAATATCGGGAGATGCTGGACCGCTCGATCGAAGGCGACTTCGCCCGCCTGCACGTTCCCGGATGA
- a CDS encoding isoaspartyl peptidase/L-asparaginase: MKFSSPCKLASALFLGAGAGALFAAAPALAAPGYKRYVLGDVDASAATTHEGGLLLMGGGDRNNDAMKWFFGHAGGGHIVILRASLGGQIGEEFYKQIGGIRSAETFVFTDRKAAYDPKIIAALRRADGIFIAGGDQSRYVRYWRGTPVAEALDAHVASGKPLGGTSAGLAMLGEKLYGAMDGGSITSAEALPDPHGSANTIESDFLHLAALKGVITDTHFKERDRLGRLFAFLAKAQVGRAPDDPALLGLGVDESAAIAVEADGSGRIYATAPDGGAWLVNGDGLRGTATSGPLQAHRVRVTGIGAGSVVHLPSGKVDAPTFVRNYAVTGGSLVQVPLWSLAIHGGAGVIERGDLTPDKEKAYRAGLDAALRAGAAVLDKGGASLDAVEAAVRVLEDDPMFNAGRGAVFTAEGRNELDSAIMDGATLKAGAVAGITRTRHPVDAARAVMDHSPHVMLMGAGADAFSKDQGLEQVDPSWFRTEARWQQFLTWKKTHQAALDRTHLFGTVGAVALDADGNLAAATSTGGMNGKRWGRVGDSPIIGAGTYAKNGQCAVSATGSGEYFIRESAARQVCDRVGYLKQPLAEAAQATIMAVGAIGGDGGLIAMGSDGAPAFAINDLGMYRGRIAAGGTAATAIYADERPGD; the protein is encoded by the coding sequence ATGAAGTTCTCCTCGCCCTGCAAGCTCGCCAGTGCTCTCTTCCTCGGTGCCGGAGCCGGTGCCCTGTTCGCCGCCGCGCCTGCGCTCGCCGCGCCTGGATATAAGCGTTACGTGTTGGGCGATGTCGATGCGTCCGCCGCCACGACGCACGAAGGCGGGCTGCTGCTGATGGGCGGCGGCGATCGCAACAACGATGCCATGAAGTGGTTCTTCGGCCATGCGGGCGGCGGCCATATCGTCATCCTGCGCGCCTCGCTGGGCGGCCAGATCGGCGAGGAATTCTACAAGCAGATCGGCGGCATCCGCTCTGCCGAGACCTTCGTATTTACCGACCGCAAGGCCGCCTACGATCCGAAGATTATCGCCGCGCTGCGCCGCGCCGACGGCATCTTCATCGCGGGCGGCGACCAGTCACGCTATGTCCGGTACTGGCGCGGCACCCCCGTGGCAGAGGCGCTGGACGCCCATGTCGCGTCGGGCAAGCCGCTGGGCGGCACCAGCGCGGGCCTCGCGATGCTGGGCGAGAAGCTCTACGGCGCGATGGACGGCGGCAGCATCACCAGCGCCGAGGCCCTGCCCGACCCGCACGGGTCAGCCAACACGATCGAGAGCGATTTCCTCCACCTCGCCGCGCTCAAGGGCGTGATCACCGACACCCATTTCAAGGAGCGCGACCGGCTGGGGCGCCTGTTTGCCTTCCTCGCCAAGGCGCAGGTCGGGCGGGCGCCGGACGATCCGGCGCTGCTCGGCCTCGGCGTCGATGAAAGCGCAGCGATCGCGGTGGAGGCGGACGGCAGCGGGCGCATCTACGCCACCGCGCCCGATGGCGGCGCATGGCTGGTCAACGGGGACGGCCTGCGCGGCACAGCGACCAGCGGGCCACTGCAGGCCCATCGCGTGCGCGTGACCGGAATCGGTGCAGGCTCTGTCGTGCACCTGCCCTCGGGCAAGGTCGATGCGCCGACGTTCGTGCGCAACTATGCGGTGACGGGCGGCTCGCTGGTGCAGGTGCCGCTCTGGTCGCTCGCCATCCACGGCGGCGCCGGGGTGATCGAGCGCGGCGACCTGACGCCTGACAAGGAAAAGGCCTATCGCGCCGGTCTGGATGCCGCCCTGCGCGCGGGCGCGGCAGTGCTCGACAAGGGCGGCGCCTCACTCGACGCCGTCGAAGCTGCGGTGCGGGTGCTGGAGGACGACCCTATGTTCAACGCCGGGCGCGGCGCAGTGTTCACTGCCGAGGGCCGCAACGAACTCGATTCCGCGATCATGGACGGCGCCACGCTGAAAGCCGGTGCCGTGGCGGGGATCACCCGCACCCGCCACCCGGTAGACGCGGCGCGCGCAGTGATGGACCATAGCCCGCACGTAATGCTGATGGGCGCGGGCGCCGATGCCTTTTCGAAAGATCAGGGGCTGGAGCAGGTCGATCCCTCATGGTTCCGCACCGAGGCGCGCTGGCAGCAGTTCCTGACGTGGAAAAAGACGCATCAGGCCGCGCTTGACCGTACTCACCTGTTCGGCACCGTAGGCGCGGTGGCGCTGGACGCGGACGGCAACCTTGCCGCCGCCACCTCCACTGGCGGCATGAACGGCAAGCGCTGGGGCCGCGTGGGCGATTCGCCGATCATCGGCGCGGGTACGTATGCAAAGAACGGCCAGTGCGCGGTTTCCGCCACCGGCTCGGGCGAATACTTCATCCGCGAAAGCGCTGCGCGGCAAGTCTGCGACCGGGTCGGCTATCTGAAGCAGCCGCTGGCCGAGGCCGCGCAGGCGACGATCATGGCGGTGGGCGCGATCGGCGGCGACGGCGGGCTGATCGCCATGGGGTCGGATGGCGCCCCTGCGTTTGCCATCAACGACCTTGGCATGTATCGTGGGCGCATTGCCGCAGGCGGTACGGCCGCAACGGCGATCTACGCGGATGAACGACCGGGAGATTGA